A single region of the Streptomyces sp. ITFR-16 genome encodes:
- a CDS encoding SDR family NAD(P)-dependent oxidoreductase, producing MSNETVSNQSVSNESVSNGTRTALVTGANKGIGYEIAAGLGALGHRVGVGARDAARREDAVEKLRAAGVDAFGVPLDVTDDRSVTEAAALVERLAGRLNVLVNNAGISGPTGPGWEQDPTTLDLDVVRTVVDTNVLGVIRVTNALLPLLRRSPSPRVVNVSSSVGSLTRQADPDIEIGPVMAAYAPTKTFLNAVTVQYARQLAGTGILINAACPGLVATDFTGFHGPRTPEQGAATAIRLATLPDGGPTGSFFEDDGVVPW from the coding sequence ATGAGCAACGAGACCGTGAGCAACCAATCCGTGAGCAATGAATCCGTGAGCAACGGAACGAGGACCGCGCTGGTGACCGGCGCGAACAAGGGGATCGGCTACGAGATCGCCGCCGGGCTCGGCGCCCTCGGCCACCGCGTGGGCGTGGGCGCCCGCGACGCGGCCCGGCGCGAGGACGCCGTCGAGAAGCTGCGCGCCGCCGGGGTGGACGCGTTCGGCGTACCGCTGGACGTGACCGACGACCGCAGCGTCACCGAGGCCGCCGCACTGGTCGAGCGGCTGGCGGGGCGGCTGAACGTCCTCGTCAACAACGCCGGGATCTCGGGCCCGACCGGCCCGGGGTGGGAGCAGGACCCGACCACGCTCGACCTCGACGTGGTCCGCACGGTCGTGGACACCAACGTCCTCGGCGTCATCCGGGTGACCAACGCCCTGCTGCCGCTGCTGCGGCGCTCCCCGTCGCCCCGCGTCGTCAACGTCTCCAGCTCCGTCGGCTCGCTGACGCGGCAGGCGGACCCGGACATCGAGATCGGGCCCGTCATGGCGGCCTACGCGCCGACGAAGACGTTCCTGAACGCCGTCACCGTGCAGTACGCCCGGCAGCTGGCCGGCACCGGCATCCTGATCAACGCCGCCTGCCCCGGCCTGGTCGCGACGGACTTCACCGGCTTCCACGGGCCCCGTACCCCCGAGCAGGGCGCGGCCACCGCGATCCGGCTCGCCACCCTGCCCGACGGCGGCCCGACGGGTTCGTTCTTCGAGGACGACGGCGTCGTCCCCTGGTGA
- a CDS encoding oxidoreductase yields MTNPTFSLGGDLTVNRLGFGAMRLAMGTFDGPTRAPETGIAVLRRAVELGVDHIDTAAFYGRGEVRANDLIRRALSPYREGLVIATKVGPLPGPDGVPSGQATADRLRGLVEADLRALGLDRLDLVNLRVGGLGGPGGESVAERFAVLAQLREEGLIRHLGVSNVDAAQLAEARAIAPVVSVQNHYADDLELLAECEEAGIAYMPFFPLGGGRDPLDTRRLEKVAARLGATVAQVQLARLLASSPAMLVIPGTGTLAHLEENVAAKDLVLTEKDLAELRG; encoded by the coding sequence ATGACGAACCCCACGTTCTCCCTCGGCGGAGACCTCACCGTCAACCGGCTCGGCTTCGGCGCGATGCGCCTGGCCATGGGCACCTTCGACGGCCCCACGCGTGCCCCGGAGACCGGCATCGCCGTGCTGCGGCGGGCGGTGGAACTCGGCGTGGACCACATCGACACGGCCGCCTTCTACGGCAGGGGCGAGGTACGGGCCAACGACCTGATCCGTAGGGCGCTGAGCCCCTACCGGGAGGGCCTGGTGATCGCCACGAAGGTCGGTCCGCTGCCGGGCCCGGACGGCGTGCCGAGCGGGCAGGCCACCGCGGACCGGCTGCGCGGCCTGGTCGAGGCCGATCTGCGCGCCCTGGGCCTGGACCGGCTGGACCTGGTCAACCTCCGGGTGGGCGGACTCGGCGGGCCGGGCGGCGAGTCGGTCGCCGAGCGGTTCGCCGTACTGGCCCAACTGCGCGAGGAGGGGCTGATCCGCCACCTGGGCGTCAGCAACGTCGACGCCGCCCAGCTCGCCGAGGCCCGCGCCATCGCCCCCGTGGTGTCGGTGCAGAACCACTACGCCGACGACCTGGAGCTGCTGGCGGAGTGCGAGGAGGCGGGCATCGCGTACATGCCGTTCTTCCCGCTCGGCGGCGGGCGGGACCCGCTCGACACCCGGCGCCTGGAGAAGGTCGCGGCCCGCCTGGGCGCGACGGTCGCGCAGGTCCAGCTGGCCCGGCTGCTCGCGTCCTCCCCGGCGATGCTGGTCATCCCGGGCACCGGGACCCTCGCCCATCTGGAGGAGAACGTCGCCGCGAAGGATCTGGTGCTCACGGAAAAGGACCTGGCCGAGCTGCGGGGGTGA
- a CDS encoding DNA-binding response regulator has protein sequence MRSEQMFSVRGDLELLARTGHFFESVRTEFLCAARDLRTWSQPSARAAVRRRLRASEAVDLTTRKLLSPVALTEEESRDHLRLVRGEGAQVRINGSALPHETIIIDRRVMILAGRETPAGREYTVTTSRTLIDGVHSLFTALWDDSPDLETYVRGDAPHLGAGARAVLDALASGVTDASAARRLGISLRTYRRRVAELMTALEADSRFQAGLRAGAWGLRGRPVG, from the coding sequence ATGCGCAGCGAACAGATGTTTTCCGTCCGGGGCGACCTGGAGCTGCTGGCCCGCACCGGCCACTTCTTCGAGTCCGTGCGCACCGAGTTCCTGTGTGCCGCCCGCGACCTCAGGACCTGGTCGCAGCCCTCGGCCAGGGCGGCGGTCCGCCGCCGGCTGCGGGCCTCGGAGGCCGTGGACCTCACCACCCGCAAGCTCCTCAGCCCGGTGGCGCTGACCGAGGAGGAGTCGCGCGACCATCTGCGGCTGGTGCGCGGCGAGGGGGCGCAGGTCCGCATCAACGGCTCCGCGCTGCCGCACGAGACGATCATCATCGACCGGCGGGTGATGATCCTGGCGGGCCGGGAGACCCCCGCCGGGCGCGAGTACACCGTGACGACGTCGAGGACCCTGATCGACGGCGTCCACTCGCTGTTCACCGCGCTCTGGGACGACTCCCCCGACCTGGAGACCTATGTGCGCGGCGACGCCCCGCACCTCGGCGCCGGTGCCCGCGCCGTCCTGGACGCCCTCGCCTCGGGCGTCACCGATGCCTCGGCGGCCCGCCGGCTCGGCATCTCGCTGCGCACCTACCGGCGGCGCGTGGCCGAGCTGATGACCGCTCTGGAGGCCGACTCCCGCTTCCAGGCCGGGCTGCGGGCGGGGGCGTGGGGGCTGCGGGGCCGCCCGGTAGGCTGA
- a CDS encoding DUF1905 domain-containing protein, giving the protein MRVVFSSRVIEWRGPAPYYFARVPDEQAADIREVAALASYGWGVIPVEARIGGTAFTTSLFPKDGGYLLPLKNAVRIPLKLVAGDVVTVETTVRL; this is encoded by the coding sequence GTGAGAGTCGTGTTCAGCAGCCGCGTGATCGAATGGCGCGGCCCCGCGCCGTACTACTTCGCCCGGGTGCCCGACGAACAGGCCGCCGACATCCGCGAGGTCGCCGCGCTCGCCTCGTACGGCTGGGGTGTGATCCCCGTGGAGGCCCGGATCGGCGGGACCGCCTTCACCACCTCGCTCTTCCCGAAGGACGGCGGCTATCTGCTGCCCCTCAAGAACGCGGTCCGCATACCGCTGAAGCTCGTGGCGGGAGACGTCGTCACCGTGGAGACGACCGTCCGCCTCTGA
- a CDS encoding endonuclease/exonuclease/phosphatase family protein, with amino-acid sequence MVQRTDSGAATSTTGRAASRWAWEREGRWRRGRIPAGLAALTALLLVFHRAVPNTPGHLGSLLEAFLPWLGPALVPLLTAAVLRRSLLALLSLLLPVAAWTYSFGGLLLPGEDAGARDLVVVQHNVSDVNTEPVRTARVLAAGGPDLIALEELLPAALPSYEKELAAAYPFHEVRGTVGLWSKHPLSGTRTVDIRPEGIEEGWSRGLRTVVSTPYGEVAAYVAHLPSMRIGAGGLGSSPRDGSARLLGRAVAAERTGTVIVLGDLNGTVDDRGLSPLTSQLDVSDRGFALSFPASFPLARIDQVMARSATVGRVRTLPATGSDHLPVTARVTLDRGHAARQRRTVVSTVTTSPATSFSGMRTAFLRGSR; translated from the coding sequence ATGGTGCAACGGACGGACAGCGGTGCGGCGACCTCGACGACGGGGCGGGCCGCTTCCCGGTGGGCGTGGGAGCGCGAGGGGCGGTGGCGGCGGGGCCGGATACCCGCCGGGCTCGCGGCGCTGACCGCGCTGCTGCTCGTCTTCCACCGGGCGGTGCCCAACACCCCCGGCCACCTGGGGAGTCTGCTGGAGGCGTTCCTGCCCTGGCTGGGCCCGGCGCTCGTCCCGCTGCTCACGGCGGCCGTGCTGCGCCGCTCGCTGCTCGCGCTGCTGTCCCTCCTCCTGCCGGTGGCGGCCTGGACGTACTCCTTCGGCGGGCTGCTCCTGCCCGGGGAGGACGCGGGGGCGCGCGATCTGGTCGTGGTGCAGCACAACGTGAGCGACGTGAACACCGAACCGGTCCGCACGGCCCGTGTGCTGGCCGCCGGGGGCCCGGACCTCATCGCGCTGGAGGAACTGCTCCCGGCGGCCCTGCCCTCGTACGAGAAGGAGCTGGCCGCCGCCTATCCCTTCCACGAGGTCCGGGGCACGGTCGGCCTCTGGTCGAAGCACCCGCTCTCCGGCACCCGGACGGTGGACATCAGGCCCGAGGGCATCGAGGAGGGCTGGAGCCGGGGCCTGCGGACGGTGGTGAGCACCCCGTACGGCGAGGTCGCGGCCTATGTGGCCCACCTTCCGTCGATGCGGATCGGGGCGGGCGGACTGGGTTCGTCCCCGCGGGACGGGAGCGCCCGCCTGCTGGGCCGGGCCGTGGCCGCCGAGAGGACCGGCACGGTGATCGTCCTGGGCGACCTCAACGGCACGGTCGACGACCGGGGCCTGTCCCCGCTGACCTCACAGCTCGACGTCTCCGACCGGGGCTTCGCACTCAGCTTCCCCGCGTCCTTCCCGCTGGCCCGCATCGACCAGGTGATGGCCCGCTCGGCGACGGTCGGCCGCGTCCGCACCCTGCCCGCCACCGGGAGCGACCATCTGCCGGTGACGGCGCGGGTCACGCTGGACCGAGGGCACGCGGCGCGTCAGAGGCGGACGGTCGTCTCCACGGTGACGACGTCTCCCGCCACGAGCTTCAGCGGTATGCGGACCGCGTTCTTGAGGGGCAGCAGATAG
- the pip gene encoding prolyl aminopeptidase has protein sequence MERRPDEKYPPIEPYEQGMLDVGDGNLVYWEACGNPAGKPALVVHGGPGSGCTAGPRQYFDPERYRVILFDQRGCGRSTPHASDPATEMRFNTTDRLIADMERLRVRLGVETWLLYGGSWGSTLILAYAEQYPERVSEIVIPSVTTTRRSEIDWLYRGVGRIFPEAWDLFRAGVPEAASDATPDVLAAYARRTESPDPAVRARATADWCAWEDAVLSQEAYTGPPPYSGRPDRARQALVRICAHYFSQGAWLEEGQLIRDAGRLAGIPGVLVHGRFDLGGPLATAWELAKAWPDAELTVIEDAGHLGGAATSRAVLAALDRFAQRG, from the coding sequence ATGGAACGCCGGCCCGACGAGAAGTACCCGCCGATCGAACCGTACGAGCAGGGCATGCTCGATGTCGGCGACGGCAACCTCGTGTACTGGGAGGCGTGCGGCAACCCGGCCGGGAAGCCCGCCCTGGTGGTGCACGGCGGGCCGGGCTCGGGGTGCACCGCGGGGCCACGGCAGTACTTCGACCCCGAGCGCTACCGCGTGATCCTCTTCGACCAGCGCGGCTGCGGCCGCTCCACCCCGCACGCGAGCGACCCGGCCACCGAGATGCGGTTCAACACCACGGACCGGCTGATCGCCGACATGGAGCGTCTGCGGGTCCGCCTCGGCGTCGAGACGTGGCTGCTGTACGGGGGTTCCTGGGGCTCGACGCTGATCCTCGCGTACGCCGAGCAGTACCCGGAGCGGGTCAGCGAGATCGTGATCCCCTCCGTCACCACGACCCGCCGCTCCGAGATCGACTGGCTGTACCGGGGCGTGGGGCGCATCTTCCCGGAGGCGTGGGACCTCTTCCGGGCGGGGGTGCCGGAGGCCGCGAGCGACGCGACCCCGGACGTGCTCGCCGCGTACGCCCGGCGCACCGAGAGCCCCGACCCGGCCGTACGGGCGCGGGCGACGGCCGACTGGTGCGCCTGGGAGGACGCGGTGCTCTCCCAGGAGGCGTACACCGGCCCGCCCCCGTACAGCGGCCGGCCGGACCGGGCGCGGCAGGCCCTCGTACGGATCTGCGCCCACTACTTCTCACAGGGCGCCTGGCTGGAGGAGGGGCAGCTGATCCGGGACGCGGGGCGGCTGGCCGGGATCCCGGGGGTGCTGGTGCACGGCCGGTTCGACCTGGGCGGGCCGCTGGCCACCGCCTGGGAGCTGGCGAAGGCGTGGCCGGACGCGGAACTGACCGTGATCGAGGACGCGGGGCACCTGGGCGGGGCGGCGACGAGCCGTGCGGTGCTGGCGGCGCTGGACCGGTTCGCGCAGCGCGGGTGA
- a CDS encoding aldo/keto reductase, whose translation MKYTQLGRTGLKVSRLVLGTMNFGPQTNESDSHSLMDAALDAGVNFFDTANVYGWGENKGRTEEILGTWFAQGGDRRDKVVLATKVYGNMGADGEAWPNHDKLSALNIRRAVDASLKRLQTDHIDLYQFHHVDRSTPIEEIWQAIDVLIQQGKILYAGSSNFAGYKIAQANEVARQRGSYGLVSEQCIYNLMERGAEMEVIPAAQEYGLGVIPWSPLHGGLLGGAIRKEREGGGARSTSGRSGDALADPKVRAQIQAYEDLLGKHGLEPGEVGLAWLLTRPGVTGPISGPRTREQLDSALRAVELELSEEVLAALEEIFPGPGPSPENFAW comes from the coding sequence ATGAAGTACACGCAGCTCGGACGTACCGGACTCAAGGTCAGCCGCCTCGTCCTGGGGACGATGAACTTCGGCCCCCAGACCAACGAGAGCGACAGCCACTCGCTCATGGACGCCGCCCTGGACGCGGGCGTCAACTTCTTCGACACCGCGAATGTCTACGGCTGGGGCGAGAACAAGGGCCGCACCGAGGAGATCCTCGGCACCTGGTTCGCGCAGGGCGGGGACCGCCGCGACAAGGTCGTGCTCGCCACCAAGGTCTACGGCAACATGGGCGCCGACGGCGAGGCATGGCCCAACCACGACAAGCTCTCCGCGCTCAACATCCGCCGGGCCGTCGACGCGAGCCTCAAGCGGCTCCAGACGGACCACATCGATCTGTACCAGTTCCACCACGTCGACCGGTCGACCCCGATCGAGGAGATCTGGCAGGCCATCGACGTACTGATCCAGCAGGGCAAGATCCTCTACGCGGGCTCGTCCAACTTCGCCGGCTACAAGATCGCCCAGGCCAACGAGGTCGCCCGGCAGCGCGGCAGCTACGGGCTGGTCAGCGAGCAGTGCATCTACAACCTGATGGAGCGCGGCGCCGAGATGGAGGTCATCCCGGCCGCCCAGGAGTACGGCCTCGGGGTCATCCCCTGGTCGCCGCTGCACGGCGGGCTGCTCGGCGGCGCGATCCGCAAGGAGCGCGAGGGCGGCGGCGCCCGCTCCACCTCCGGCCGCTCCGGCGACGCGCTGGCCGACCCGAAGGTGCGGGCCCAGATCCAGGCGTACGAGGACCTGCTCGGCAAGCACGGTCTGGAGCCCGGCGAGGTGGGCCTGGCCTGGCTGCTGACCCGGCCGGGTGTCACGGGCCCGATCTCCGGTCCCCGGACGCGGGAACAGCTCGACTCCGCACTGCGTGCGGTGGAGCTGGAGCTCTCGGAGGAGGTGCTGGCGGCCCTGGAGGAGATCTTCCCGGGACCGGGGCCCTCGCCGGAGAACTTCGCCTGGTAG
- a CDS encoding MFS transporter, protein MSTGSGADSAPAPTSTHESKPGGTFSSLKIRNYRLFATGAVISNTGTWMSRITQDWLVLSLTGSAAAVGITTALQFLPMLLFGLYGGVIADRLPKRKLLLISQAALGLCGIALAVLTLSGVVQVWHVYLIAFVLGMVTVVDNPARQSFVSEMVGPAQLRNAVSLNSANFQSARLIGPAVAGVLITSVGSGWAFMFNGLSFLAPLVGLMMMRTGELHKAVVVPRAKGQLREGLRYVSGRPELIWPIVLVGFVGTFGFNFPIWLTAFADEVFHGGAGMYSFFNILMAAGSLAGALLAARRRSSRLRMLVAAGTAFGLLEIIASVSPSVWLFSILLVPIGMIGLTTNISANTSVQMAADPAMRGRVMSLYMMVFAGGTPVGAPIVGWISDAYGVRTGMAVGGAFSLIAALGVGFMLARVGGLRLKVDLRPGRPHVRFVPREQLATAA, encoded by the coding sequence TTGAGTACGGGATCCGGAGCAGACTCCGCCCCCGCACCGACTTCCACCCACGAGAGCAAGCCCGGCGGGACCTTCTCGTCGCTGAAGATCCGCAACTACCGCCTGTTCGCCACGGGCGCCGTGATCTCCAACACCGGTACCTGGATGTCCCGCATCACGCAGGACTGGCTCGTCCTGAGCCTCACCGGGTCCGCCGCCGCCGTCGGCATCACCACGGCACTCCAGTTCCTCCCCATGCTCCTCTTCGGCCTGTACGGCGGCGTCATCGCCGACCGGCTCCCGAAGCGCAAGCTCCTTCTCATCAGCCAGGCGGCACTCGGCCTGTGCGGGATCGCGCTCGCCGTGCTCACGCTCTCCGGTGTGGTCCAGGTGTGGCACGTCTACCTGATCGCGTTCGTGCTCGGCATGGTCACGGTCGTGGACAACCCCGCCCGCCAGTCGTTCGTGTCCGAGATGGTCGGCCCCGCGCAGCTGCGGAACGCCGTCAGTCTGAACTCGGCGAACTTCCAGTCCGCCCGGCTCATCGGTCCCGCCGTCGCGGGTGTGCTGATCACCTCGGTCGGCAGCGGCTGGGCCTTCATGTTCAACGGTCTGTCGTTCCTCGCGCCGCTGGTCGGCCTGATGATGATGCGCACCGGTGAGCTGCACAAGGCCGTCGTCGTGCCGCGCGCCAAGGGACAGCTGCGCGAAGGACTGCGCTATGTCTCCGGCCGTCCCGAGCTGATCTGGCCGATCGTCCTCGTCGGCTTCGTCGGTACGTTCGGATTCAACTTCCCGATCTGGCTGACGGCCTTCGCGGACGAGGTCTTCCACGGCGGTGCCGGGATGTACTCGTTCTTCAACATCCTCATGGCCGCGGGCTCCCTCGCGGGCGCCCTGCTCGCCGCCCGCCGCCGCTCCTCGCGGCTGCGGATGCTGGTGGCGGCCGGTACGGCGTTCGGCCTGCTGGAGATCATCGCCTCCGTCTCGCCGTCCGTCTGGCTGTTCTCGATCCTGCTGGTCCCGATCGGCATGATCGGCCTGACGACCAACATCAGCGCGAACACCAGCGTCCAGATGGCGGCCGACCCGGCCATGCGCGGCCGGGTGATGAGCCTGTACATGATGGTCTTCGCCGGCGGTACGCCGGTGGGCGCCCCGATCGTCGGCTGGATCAGCGACGCGTACGGCGTCCGGACCGGCATGGCGGTGGGCGGCGCGTTCTCCCTGATCGCCGCGCTCGGCGTCGGCTTCATGCTGGCCCGCGTCGGCGGGCTGCGGCTCAAGGTCGACCTGCGGCCGGGCCGCCCGCACGTGCGGTTCGTCCCGCGCGAGCAGCTGGCCACGGCGGCCTGA
- a CDS encoding MarR family winged helix-turn-helix transcriptional regulator, whose product MPDLIHDSDSAAAVSSLRSAVMLLGRRLKHQRVDESLSPTEMSVLATLARCGSATPGELARKEHVQPPSMTRIVALLEAKGLVRLEPHPDDRRQKMVSQTEQAEAMLAESRNKRNAWLTTLAEGLDEDEWETLRNAAPVLEKLAHL is encoded by the coding sequence ATGCCTGACCTGATCCACGACAGCGACAGTGCCGCCGCCGTGAGCTCCCTTCGTTCCGCCGTCATGCTGCTCGGCCGGCGCCTGAAGCACCAGCGCGTCGACGAGTCGCTGAGCCCGACAGAGATGTCGGTGCTCGCCACACTCGCCCGTTGCGGATCGGCCACCCCCGGTGAGCTGGCCCGCAAGGAGCATGTGCAGCCGCCGTCGATGACCCGCATCGTCGCGCTGCTGGAAGCCAAGGGTCTTGTCAGACTGGAACCGCACCCCGATGACCGTCGTCAGAAGATGGTCAGCCAGACCGAGCAGGCCGAGGCCATGCTCGCCGAGAGCCGCAACAAGCGGAACGCCTGGCTGACCACCCTCGCCGAAGGCCTGGACGAGGACGAGTGGGAGACGCTGCGCAACGCGGCGCCCGTGCTGGAGAAGCTCGCCCACCTGTAG
- a CDS encoding NCS2 family permease yields MSPSATASVDSTPPPAPQPTGGVDRFFKISERGSSVAREIRGGFATFFAMAYIIVLNPIILGSAKDINEHYLNHGQLVTATVLTAAFSTLLMGVIGNVPIALAAGLGVNTVVALQLAPRMTWPDAMGMVVLAGIVVMLLVATGLRERVMNAVPGSLRKGIAIGIGFFILLIGLVDSGFVSRIPDKAETTVPLQLGADGHLTGWPVLIFVLGALLTLALIVRKVPGAILISIVAMTVVALIVNAVADLPGEAWGLTVPEWPGNPVSSPDFGLLGEFSLFGGFHKVGILTGILFVFTVLLSCFFDAMGTILGVGDEAKLTDKSGNFPGINKVLFVDGVAVAAGGASSSSASTCFVESTAGVGEGARTGLASIVTGLLFTVALFLTPLATMVPSQAATPALLAVGFLIIAGSVRDIDWSDYTLAIPAFLAMVMMPFTYSITNGIGIGFIAFSVLRLAAGRGREVPVAMYVVSAVFVFYYAMPALGLT; encoded by the coding sequence ATGTCCCCCTCGGCCACCGCTTCGGTCGACTCCACGCCGCCCCCGGCTCCGCAGCCCACCGGTGGCGTGGACCGTTTCTTCAAGATCTCCGAGCGGGGGTCGTCGGTCGCCCGCGAGATCCGTGGCGGATTCGCGACCTTCTTCGCGATGGCGTACATCATCGTGCTGAACCCGATCATCCTGGGCAGCGCGAAGGACATCAACGAGCACTACCTCAACCATGGCCAGCTGGTCACCGCGACGGTGCTGACCGCCGCGTTCTCCACGCTGCTCATGGGCGTCATCGGCAATGTGCCGATCGCGCTGGCCGCGGGCCTCGGCGTCAACACCGTCGTCGCCCTCCAGCTCGCCCCCCGGATGACCTGGCCGGACGCCATGGGCATGGTCGTCCTCGCGGGCATCGTGGTCATGCTGCTGGTCGCGACCGGGCTGCGGGAACGCGTGATGAACGCCGTACCGGGCTCGCTGCGCAAGGGCATCGCGATCGGTATCGGCTTCTTCATCCTGCTGATCGGCCTGGTCGACTCGGGCTTCGTCTCCCGGATCCCGGACAAGGCCGAGACCACCGTCCCGCTCCAGCTGGGCGCCGACGGTCACCTCACCGGCTGGCCGGTCCTGATCTTCGTCCTCGGCGCGCTGCTCACCCTCGCGCTGATCGTCCGCAAGGTGCCGGGCGCGATCCTGATCTCCATCGTGGCCATGACGGTCGTCGCGCTGATCGTCAACGCGGTCGCGGACCTGCCGGGCGAGGCCTGGGGGCTGACCGTCCCGGAGTGGCCGGGCAATCCGGTCTCCTCGCCGGACTTCGGGCTCCTCGGTGAGTTCAGCCTGTTCGGCGGCTTCCACAAGGTCGGCATCCTCACCGGCATCCTGTTCGTCTTCACCGTGCTGCTGTCCTGCTTCTTCGACGCGATGGGCACCATCCTCGGCGTCGGCGACGAGGCGAAGCTGACGGACAAGAGCGGCAACTTCCCCGGCATCAACAAGGTGCTGTTCGTCGACGGTGTCGCCGTCGCCGCGGGCGGTGCGAGCTCCTCGTCCGCCTCGACCTGCTTCGTGGAGTCCACGGCGGGGGTCGGCGAGGGCGCTCGCACCGGTCTCGCGAGCATCGTCACGGGGCTGCTGTTCACGGTGGCGCTGTTCCTCACACCGCTGGCGACCATGGTCCCCTCGCAGGCGGCCACTCCGGCGCTGCTGGCGGTCGGCTTCCTGATCATCGCGGGCTCGGTGCGGGACATCGACTGGAGCGACTACACGCTCGCGATCCCGGCCTTCCTCGCCATGGTCATGATGCCGTTCACGTACTCGATCACCAATGGCATCGGCATCGGCTTCATCGCGTTCTCCGTGCTGCGGCTGGCCGCCGGGCGGGGTCGCGAGGTGCCGGTGGCCATGTATGTGGTGTCGGCGGTCTTCGTCTTCTACTACGCGATGCCGGCGCTCGGCCTCACGTGA
- a CDS encoding DUF2530 domain-containing protein, with protein MAKWTPKHEAPEPLEGPVVATITGGTILWFVLFLVQLPFYGWFDDHGHLWWVWTCLAGAGLGLIGIWYVRGRDAALKRAAAEASGRGESAG; from the coding sequence ATGGCGAAGTGGACACCGAAACACGAGGCACCCGAGCCCCTGGAGGGGCCCGTCGTCGCGACCATCACCGGCGGCACGATCCTCTGGTTCGTCCTCTTCCTCGTCCAGCTCCCGTTCTACGGCTGGTTCGACGACCACGGACACCTGTGGTGGGTCTGGACCTGCCTGGCCGGCGCCGGCCTCGGCCTGATCGGCATCTGGTACGTGCGTGGACGCGACGCGGCCCTCAAGCGGGCGGCGGCGGAGGCCTCCGGCCGGGGCGAGAGCGCCGGCTGA